TTTTCTTGTTACTTCTATGTGCTGCCCATCATCTAAAGTTAATCTGCAGCTGCACTCAGCCTCATCAGCTTCCCATGGAACATGAGGATTTAATTCCCTTGAAGCAGGGTGATATCCATAAAGGATGGTGGATATCATATTAAAAAGAGTGCTCTTTCCCGATTCGTTCTTGCCATATATTATTATCAACCCTTTTTCTAGTTCTGGGCTTTCCCAATTCTTAAAACACCCAAATCGTTTAGCATATATATAATCAATCTTCATTTTTTATCTCTCCAATAAGACGTACACAGGCTTCATAATCCAAACCATCTAGAAGTTTCTTTAAATAGTCTGTTTCACTTTCTTGTTCATCTGCTTGTCCATAACCAGCTAATATCTCCGGCTTCATTTTTAAAAGCAGCTCATCATCTTCTTTTATATTGTCTATCATATCAAGGACAGTCCCTAATATATGGGGCTTCCCCTTATAATCATCTATGTCTATGGGAATAGTTATCTGACTAACTAATATCTCTATAAATAGGGCTCCTAAAGAAATACGCAAACTGTCCTCTATGGCCATAATATCCTCTTTGTTTAGAAGCTGATGATAAAGTGGGCACGGACCTTTTAATATTATACGTATTACAAATTTTATATTATGAGCATTTATGCTATTTATCCTATTTTCAACAAGCTGTTTTAATCTATTTTCCAACTCATAAAGATTTCCTATATCCTCCAAACCATCTACTTCTATCGTAAGCCAGCATACAGGTGCTACTGGATAGAACTTGGTGTTCACTAGGCCATTTTCTATCTCAACATAGTACACCCCTTTTAAGCCCTCTTCCTTGGGATTACGTCCCATAATATTTCCAGGATATACCACAACAGGACTTTTGCATATCTCCCGCCTTTTATGTATATGACCTAACGCCCAATACACATACCCCTTATTCTCTATATCAGATAATGTGCATGGGGCATATCTATCATGCAGTCCCGGGTTCCCACCATCTAACACCATACAATGAAGAAGGGCTATGTTTGGCAAACATTCCTTAGCATCTGGAAATACCGCTGCCAAATTTCTACCTTCAGTTGCATTTTCATGTCCCACACCAGTTATAAAAGCTATATTGTTTCCATATTTATCTTTAACAGGAAGTGTAGTAGGTTCTGCTGAACTAAATATATGTACATTATCAGGCCATGGTATATTCAATATATTATAGCCTATTGGATCATGATTGCCAGGAGTATAATATACCTGTATATTCCTATCTTTTAATAATTTAAACATGGATAGGAGAAATTTTTGACTAAAAAAGCTTAGATTCTCACTATCAAAAAGATCCCCTGCTATCAATATGGCATCTACATCCCTTTGTATTGCCATATTAATCACAATCTGAAAGGTATC
This region of Xylanivirga thermophila genomic DNA includes:
- a CDS encoding metallophosphoesterase family protein, which produces MGIKFIHMGDVHLDTPFQSTDEEMRIMLKRSLYDTFQIVINMAIQRDVDAILIAGDLFDSENLSFFSQKFLLSMFKLLKDRNIQVYYTPGNHDPIGYNILNIPWPDNVHIFSSAEPTTLPVKDKYGNNIAFITGVGHENATEGRNLAAVFPDAKECLPNIALLHCMVLDGGNPGLHDRYAPCTLSDIENKGYVYWALGHIHKRREICKSPVVVYPGNIMGRNPKEEGLKGVYYVEIENGLVNTKFYPVAPVCWLTIEVDGLEDIGNLYELENRLKQLVENRINSINAHNIKFVIRIILKGPCPLYHQLLNKEDIMAIEDSLRISLGALFIEILVSQITIPIDIDDYKGKPHILGTVLDMIDNIKEDDELLLKMKPEILAGYGQADEQESETDYLKKLLDGLDYEACVRLIGEIKNED